A genomic stretch from Methylorubrum extorquens includes:
- a CDS encoding conserved protein of unknown function (Evidence 4 : Unknown function but conserved in other organisms), producing the protein MTATDALDRDDRAHHPNLAAPRPYHRGSPRKIEGLPARLPDVVKAYLDVLPEGRVVGFNLAGLDRTGIPVWFVALFLDDPFYVGAMPSGIGYGATDDEALIGAVAEIAENLMPSVALLPRKADNQAAVSYADLVRVYGASSVADPLTLCLPAGSSVGRDTPLDWTKAVRARTGESVWMPLDIAATDYFELREGYQPFTNLITNGLGAGPDVNFALGHGLLELLQRDGNGLLFRALDQGVMLDLDGIGPETRGMLDRLESLGIRALPKFATDQFGLTNLYVVGYDEDPARTPAPIALSACGEACDPDRERALRKALLEFQAARVRKTFGHGPLALADTVAPPGYVESFIQKALPSLDLEESRALQAMLAWLDLSSAELRGVLSNTVYSERSTKAFSDLPTTPAPDGHARGKIARDRLEEAGFDVLYVDCTPPGGGIGVVKAIVPGLEVETMSYYRIGERNAKKLIESDHPLIRFGTPTDTLLPVRLTPEAIERLGGQPLFDVALAEQIVGSHYPLYREPESHHAPFRYERQGRRAERRPA; encoded by the coding sequence ATGACAGCGACCGACGCCCTCGACCGGGACGACCGCGCCCACCACCCGAATCTGGCGGCGCCGCGCCCCTATCACCGCGGCTCTCCGCGCAAGATCGAGGGGCTGCCCGCGCGGCTGCCCGATGTCGTGAAGGCCTATCTCGATGTGCTGCCGGAGGGCCGGGTCGTCGGCTTCAATCTCGCGGGGCTCGACCGCACCGGCATCCCGGTCTGGTTCGTGGCGCTCTTTCTCGATGATCCGTTCTATGTCGGCGCCATGCCTTCCGGCATCGGCTACGGCGCCACCGACGACGAAGCGCTGATCGGCGCGGTGGCCGAGATCGCCGAGAACCTGATGCCGTCCGTCGCCCTGCTGCCACGCAAGGCCGACAACCAAGCGGCCGTCTCCTACGCCGACCTCGTGCGCGTCTACGGCGCATCCTCCGTCGCCGATCCGCTGACTTTGTGCCTGCCCGCCGGTTCCTCCGTCGGCCGCGATACCCCGCTCGATTGGACTAAGGCGGTCCGCGCCCGCACCGGCGAGTCGGTGTGGATGCCGCTCGATATCGCCGCGACCGACTACTTCGAGCTGCGCGAGGGCTATCAGCCCTTCACCAACCTCATCACGAACGGCCTCGGCGCCGGGCCGGACGTGAACTTTGCGCTGGGCCACGGTCTGCTCGAACTGCTCCAGCGCGACGGCAACGGCCTGTTGTTCCGGGCCCTCGATCAGGGCGTGATGCTCGATCTCGACGGGATCGGCCCCGAGACGCGCGGCATGCTCGACCGGCTGGAAAGCCTCGGCATCCGGGCGCTGCCGAAATTCGCCACCGATCAGTTCGGTCTCACCAACCTCTACGTCGTCGGCTACGACGAGGACCCGGCCCGGACGCCCGCGCCGATCGCGCTCTCGGCCTGCGGCGAGGCCTGCGATCCGGACCGCGAGCGGGCTTTGCGCAAGGCGCTTCTCGAGTTTCAGGCGGCGCGCGTCCGAAAAACCTTCGGCCACGGGCCGCTGGCGCTTGCCGACACGGTGGCCCCGCCCGGCTATGTCGAATCCTTCATCCAGAAGGCATTGCCGAGCCTCGATCTGGAGGAGAGCCGCGCGCTGCAGGCCATGCTCGCATGGCTCGACCTCTCGTCGGCCGAGCTGCGTGGGGTTCTGAGCAACACGGTCTATTCCGAGCGCAGCACCAAGGCGTTTTCCGACTTGCCGACAACACCGGCCCCGGACGGTCACGCTCGCGGAAAGATCGCCCGCGACCGGCTGGAGGAGGCAGGCTTCGATGTGCTCTACGTCGATTGCACGCCGCCCGGCGGCGGGATCGGCGTGGTCAAGGCAATTGTGCCAGGGCTCGAAGTCGAGACCATGAGCTACTACCGGATCGGCGAGCGCAACGCGAAGAAGCTGATCGAAAGCGATCACCCTCTGATCCGCTTCGGCACGCCGACCGACACGCTGCTGCCCGTCCGCCTGACGCCGGAGGCGATCGAGCGCCTCGGCGGCCAGCCGCTCTTCGACGTGGCCTTGGCCGAGCAGATCGTCGGCTCGCATTATCCGCTCTACCGCGAGCCGGAATCGCACCACGCGCCGTTCCGCTACGAACGCCAGGGCCGCCGGGCCGAACGGAGGCCCGCATGA
- a CDS encoding conserved protein of unknown function; GlcNAc-PI de-N-acetylase domain (Evidence 4 : Unknown function but conserved in other organisms; PubMedId : 10094699, 10099135) has translation MTRTALAISPHLDDAVFSAGGTLARLAAQGWQVVIATIFTASVRDPRGFALACQLDKGLGPEVDYMALRREEDRAAARALGIEEPVHLPFREAPHRGYASAPELFAELRPDDRIGANLADAFERLVADTGPDLILAPQAVGGHVDHVQVVRAFRAAQPPLPVLWWRDFPYTVRNTEPKEPLRSIFEHWPEQVVRLDSEAEHRKAEACAAYGSQIGFQFGGPDGLRTRLSAENGVERFRLQGRVPPGLRDAGFA, from the coding sequence GTGACGCGTACCGCACTCGCCATCTCGCCGCATCTCGATGATGCGGTTTTCTCGGCAGGCGGCACGCTGGCGCGGCTTGCCGCGCAGGGCTGGCAGGTCGTCATAGCGACGATCTTCACGGCATCGGTGCGGGACCCGCGCGGCTTCGCTCTGGCCTGTCAGCTCGACAAGGGGCTGGGGCCGGAGGTCGATTACATGGCCCTGCGCCGCGAGGAGGATCGCGCGGCGGCCCGTGCGCTCGGCATCGAAGAGCCGGTCCACCTGCCGTTCCGGGAGGCGCCGCATCGCGGCTACGCATCGGCGCCGGAATTGTTCGCCGAACTTCGCCCCGACGACCGGATCGGGGCCAACCTCGCCGACGCCTTCGAGCGGCTGGTGGCCGATACCGGGCCGGATCTGATCCTGGCGCCACAGGCCGTCGGCGGCCATGTCGATCACGTGCAGGTCGTGCGCGCATTCCGCGCCGCGCAGCCGCCCCTGCCGGTGCTGTGGTGGCGCGACTTCCCCTACACGGTGCGCAACACCGAGCCGAAAGAGCCGCTGAGGTCGATCTTCGAGCACTGGCCCGAGCAGGTCGTGCGCCTCGATTCGGAGGCCGAGCACCGCAAGGCGGAGGCCTGCGCCGCCTACGGGTCGCAGATCGGCTTCCAGTTCGGCGGGCCGGACGGATTGCGCACGCGTCTTTCCGCTGAGAACGGCGTCGAACGCTTCCGCTTGCAGGGCCGGGTGCCGCCGGGTCTGCGCGATGCCGGCTTCGCCTGA
- a CDS encoding putative glycosyl isomerase/epimerase (Evidence 3 : Putative function from multiple computational evidences) has product MSLRFAYNTNGTANHRIEDAIRLIKDAGYDGVALTLDIHHLDPFAENWVIEADRIASLLNRLELGSVIETGARFLLDPTAKHEPTLVTADASGRARRVGFLKRAIEIGKILNSEAVSFWAGVPKPGVDHSEARGWLTEGLREVSDFAAEKGVVAALEPEPGMLIETLDDFAAIDLPGLSLALDTGHCLVTGERDPAAAVHEFAPRLGTVAIEDMKRGEHIHLPFGEGDMDVPAVLDALDAIGFSKLVCVELSRESHRADVMVGQSLDYLRTCRRPGPGLPMPDTTPREAAMPGLPTS; this is encoded by the coding sequence ATGAGCTTGCGCTTTGCCTACAACACCAACGGCACCGCCAACCACCGCATCGAGGATGCGATTCGCCTCATCAAGGATGCGGGCTATGACGGCGTCGCGCTCACCCTCGACATCCACCATCTCGACCCCTTCGCCGAGAATTGGGTTATCGAGGCTGATCGCATTGCTAGCCTCCTGAACCGGCTCGAACTCGGTTCGGTGATCGAGACCGGCGCCCGCTTCCTGCTCGACCCGACCGCCAAGCACGAGCCGACGCTCGTCACCGCCGACGCTTCGGGCCGGGCACGGCGCGTCGGCTTCCTCAAGCGGGCGATCGAGATCGGAAAGATCCTGAACTCCGAAGCCGTCTCGTTCTGGGCCGGCGTGCCGAAGCCGGGCGTCGACCACAGCGAGGCGCGGGGATGGCTGACCGAGGGGCTGCGCGAGGTCTCCGACTTCGCCGCCGAGAAGGGCGTCGTCGCAGCCCTCGAACCCGAACCCGGCATGCTGATCGAGACGCTCGATGACTTTGCCGCGATCGACCTGCCGGGCCTTTCGCTCGCCCTCGACACTGGTCACTGCCTCGTCACGGGGGAGCGCGATCCGGCCGCGGCCGTGCACGAATTCGCTCCGCGCCTCGGCACCGTGGCGATTGAGGACATGAAGCGGGGCGAGCACATCCATCTGCCCTTCGGCGAGGGCGACATGGATGTCCCTGCCGTTCTGGACGCGCTCGACGCGATCGGTTTCAGCAAACTCGTCTGCGTGGAGCTTTCGCGCGAGTCGCACCGCGCCGACGTGATGGTCGGCCAATCCCTCGATTATCTCCGCACCTGCCGCCGTCCCGGCCCCGGACTTCCGATGCCGGACACCACACCGCGCGAAGCCGCGATGCCCGGGCTGCCCACGTCATGA
- a CDS encoding conserved protein of unknown function; DNA glycosylase domain; Uracil DNA glycosylase superfamily (Evidence 4 : Unknown function but conserved in other organisms), translated as MPASPDAPKSLRDPALLQARRSTADAPHVRPLRAFARMIAAERGAAVPDPDPLDGGVEARLLLLLETPGPSIGRTGFVSRDNPTGTAANLFRFLAEAGIARRDTLIWNAVPWVIHAPGALNRAPRRAEASAAAPYFAPLLALLPRLAVVVPAGRFARQASAPLSALRPELPVVAIPHPSPTYVCTAPAVRDRILAGLAEAARHLAATP; from the coding sequence ATGCCGGCTTCGCCTGACGCGCCGAAGAGCCTGCGCGATCCCGCCCTTCTCCAGGCGCGCCGGTCGACGGCCGACGCGCCGCATGTCCGGCCGCTGCGCGCCTTCGCCCGCATGATCGCCGCCGAGCGGGGCGCGGCCGTCCCCGATCCCGATCCGCTCGATGGCGGCGTGGAGGCGCGGCTGCTCCTGCTGCTCGAGACGCCGGGCCCCTCGATCGGCCGCACCGGCTTCGTCTCCCGCGACAATCCGACCGGCACCGCCGCCAACCTGTTCCGCTTCCTGGCCGAGGCCGGGATCGCCCGGCGGGACACGCTGATCTGGAACGCCGTGCCCTGGGTGATCCACGCGCCTGGCGCCCTCAACCGGGCGCCCCGCCGAGCGGAAGCGAGCGCTGCCGCGCCATACTTCGCGCCGCTGCTTGCACTCTTGCCGCGGCTCGCGGTGGTCGTGCCGGCCGGGCGCTTTGCGCGCCAGGCGTCGGCGCCGCTCTCCGCCTTGAGGCCGGAACTGCCGGTGGTGGCGATACCCCATCCGAGCCCGACCTATGTCTGCACCGCGCCCGCCGTGCGCGACCGCATCCTGGCGGGTTTGGCAGAGGCGGCCAGGCATCTCGCTGCGACGCCGTGA
- a CDS encoding putative glycosyl transferase (Evidence 3 : Putative function from multiple computational evidences; PubMedId : 10048024, 8631780; Product type e : enzyme) — protein sequence MRICFVSRRYFPAISGMSVYAQNLLREVAGAGHDVTMISQYRGDEFGTRVYGGGPPPAVPGVHVIGLEQQGEQEGGDFERDIDTIVATICAEHAKKPFDVLHAQYGYPTGWAVLLAGKRLGVPTVVSIQGGDGHWVGSCCETHRRAMVEVLAHANALLIGGQSFLKEVCDRLGSDPTRFAIVPGAVDTARFTPGERFQAEREDEEPVRLLYHGRVDRRKGVLDFLDALERLWEAGVPFDATISGIGPDVESARAKADAIGFTSAQVRFTGYADYDTVPDLYREADVFVSPTYAEGFSNTILEAMAAGLAVVSTHSVGVSDCLRDEENGLLVNPGDVRALTAALRRVVEDDDLRQRLAEVGLEECRRVYSWTAVGRQIMDVYAQVAGERPHTDVPDTLPIDADCRFRKEPHLL from the coding sequence ATGAGAATCTGTTTCGTCAGCCGCCGCTACTTCCCGGCGATCTCCGGCATGAGCGTCTATGCGCAGAACCTTCTGCGCGAGGTGGCGGGGGCCGGCCACGACGTGACGATGATCTCGCAATATCGCGGCGACGAATTCGGCACGCGCGTCTATGGCGGCGGCCCGCCGCCCGCCGTGCCCGGCGTCCATGTCATCGGCCTCGAACAGCAGGGCGAGCAGGAGGGCGGGGATTTCGAGCGTGACATCGATACGATCGTCGCGACGATCTGCGCCGAGCACGCCAAGAAGCCGTTCGACGTGCTGCACGCGCAATATGGCTACCCGACCGGCTGGGCGGTGTTGCTGGCGGGCAAGCGGCTCGGCGTGCCGACGGTCGTCTCGATCCAGGGCGGCGACGGCCACTGGGTCGGCTCCTGCTGCGAGACGCATCGCCGCGCGATGGTCGAGGTGCTGGCCCATGCCAACGCCCTGCTGATCGGCGGGCAATCCTTCCTGAAGGAGGTGTGTGACCGGCTCGGCTCCGATCCCACTCGCTTCGCCATCGTCCCCGGCGCCGTCGATACCGCCCGCTTCACCCCAGGAGAACGCTTCCAGGCCGAGCGTGAGGACGAGGAGCCGGTGCGGCTGCTCTACCACGGCCGGGTCGACCGCCGGAAAGGCGTGCTCGATTTCCTCGACGCCCTGGAGCGGCTTTGGGAGGCCGGCGTGCCGTTCGACGCGACGATCTCCGGCATCGGACCGGATGTCGAGTCCGCCCGCGCGAAAGCGGACGCCATCGGCTTCACCTCGGCGCAGGTCCGCTTCACCGGCTACGCCGACTATGACACCGTGCCGGACCTCTACCGCGAGGCCGACGTCTTCGTTTCGCCGACCTACGCGGAGGGCTTCTCGAACACGATTCTGGAGGCCATGGCCGCCGGGCTCGCGGTGGTCTCGACCCACTCCGTCGGCGTCTCGGATTGCCTGCGGGACGAAGAGAACGGATTGCTGGTGAATCCCGGCGATGTGCGGGCGCTCACCGCCGCCCTTCGGCGGGTGGTGGAGGACGACGATTTGCGCCAGCGTCTCGCCGAGGTTGGATTGGAGGAGTGCCGCCGGGTCTATTCCTGGACCGCCGTCGGCCGTCAGATCATGGATGTCTATGCGCAGGTCGCCGGGGAGCGCCCGCACACGGATGTCCCGGACACGCTGCCGATCGACGCCGATTGCCGCTTCCGCAAGGAGCCGCACCTGCTGTGA
- a CDS encoding putative oxidoreductase (Evidence 3 : Putative function from multiple computational evidences; Product type e : enzyme) has product MVGSVGWGIVGYGWVARDYMAPGIRAAGHRLIAVADPGAASRAAAEAEGARAHADLAGLIAEPEVEAVYVATPNHLHRGAVEALCAAGKAVLCEKPMAASLADAEAMAAAVRKSGAFYGTAFDQRHHPGHRAMRDLIRAGRLGTVTAVRIVYACWLDRAWASFRGQDNWRIDPTQAGGGALIDLAPHGIDLVDFLLGEPIDEIAAMTQARAQDYAVDDGALLIGRTGSGALAQLNVAYNCPDALPRRRLEVVGTGGMLTATDTMGQTAGGSVTFTNGADGRVEDIAFDTTASPFLEQVRAFGRALRERDERTAWDAERDLHTMRLIARAYAAAGKPAGRDAA; this is encoded by the coding sequence ATGGTGGGAAGCGTCGGCTGGGGCATCGTCGGCTATGGCTGGGTCGCCCGCGATTACATGGCGCCCGGCATCCGCGCCGCGGGGCACCGCCTGATCGCCGTTGCCGACCCCGGCGCGGCATCGCGTGCGGCGGCGGAAGCCGAGGGCGCGCGGGCGCATGCCGACCTCGCCGGGCTGATCGCCGAGCCCGAGGTCGAGGCGGTCTATGTCGCCACCCCGAACCATCTCCATCGCGGCGCGGTCGAAGCGCTCTGTGCCGCCGGCAAGGCGGTGCTGTGCGAGAAGCCGATGGCCGCCTCTCTCGCCGATGCGGAAGCGATGGCGGCGGCGGTGCGCAAGTCCGGCGCGTTCTACGGCACCGCCTTCGACCAGCGCCACCATCCCGGCCACCGTGCCATGCGCGACCTCATCCGCGCGGGCCGGCTCGGCACGGTGACGGCGGTGCGCATCGTCTACGCCTGCTGGCTCGATCGGGCCTGGGCGTCGTTCCGGGGCCAGGACAACTGGCGCATCGATCCGACCCAGGCGGGCGGCGGCGCGCTGATCGACCTCGCGCCCCACGGGATCGACCTCGTGGATTTCCTGCTCGGCGAGCCGATCGACGAGATCGCGGCCATGACCCAGGCCCGTGCGCAGGATTACGCCGTCGATGACGGTGCCCTGCTGATCGGCCGCACCGGTTCGGGCGCGCTTGCCCAGCTCAACGTGGCCTACAATTGCCCCGACGCCCTGCCGCGCCGCCGGCTGGAGGTGGTTGGCACCGGTGGGATGCTCACCGCGACCGACACGATGGGCCAGACCGCGGGCGGCAGCGTCACCTTCACGAACGGGGCGGATGGCCGGGTCGAGGACATCGCCTTCGACACGACGGCCTCGCCCTTCCTCGAACAGGTGCGCGCCTTCGGCCGCGCCCTGCGCGAACGGGACGAGCGCACCGCCTGGGACGCCGAGCGCGACCTGCACACCATGCGCCTGATCGCCCGCGCCTACGCGGCGGCGGGCAAACCGGCCGGCCGCGACGCGGCCTGA